The DNA sequence ACCTTTAATTGTTGAACTGAATGAGCTATGGGAAGTAGGCATTGAGACTTATGATGCCCTTACTGACCATACTTTCAACTTGCGCGCTTCTTTACTTTGGACAATCAGTGATTTTCCCGGGCTAGCAATGCTATCTGGATGGAGCACAAAAGGCAGACTAGCTTGTCCAGTTTGCAATTATGAAACATCCTCTATGTACCTAAAACATAGTCGGAAAATGTGTTACATGGACCATAGGAGATTTCTCAATACCGAACACCCATGGAGGCTTGATAAAAGAAAATTTAATGGTCAAATTGAATTGAGAGATTGTCCAAAGGTTCTAACTGGAATAGACATTGAAGAATTATTGGCAGGATTTGTAAATCATTTTAGGGCGAAGAAACcagagaagaaaagaaagcgccAAAAAAATAAGATTAAGTCGAATTCGCCTTTCAAGAAAAAATCAATATTCTTTGATCTGCCTTACTGGAAGCACAATGTTTCTCGACATAACCTTGACGTTATGCACATCGAGAAGAATGTGTGTGATAAAGTACTTGGCACATTGCTCAATATTGCTGGAAAAACAAAAGACCATATAGCAGCTCGCCTAGATTTGCAAGAACTTGGCATCAGAAAGGTCCTCCATCTTGTTCTATCAAGTGACGGGAAACACCTTGAAATAAGGGCTGCGATTTATTCTGCTCTGTCCTTAAAAATGCTAAATTGCCATATGGAAGTGCCTCTAATATCAGCCGGTGTGTGCACATGAAGGAGAGAAAGGTATCTGGCTATAAGAGTCATGATGCTCACTTTTTCATGCACTACTTATTACAATTTGCAGTGAAGAAATCTTTAAACCGGAGGTTGCAGTCCCTTTTATCAGATTAGGGGCCTTCTTAAGAGGTATTTGGAGTAAAGTCATCGACTTAAGTGATCTTAAGGGGCTGCAAACAGAAATAATTGAAATTATTTGTCAATTTGAGACTATATTCATTCAGGCTTTTTTTGATGTGATGGTCCACCTTTTGATTCACTTGTGCCAAGAAATTGAATTTGGTGGACCGGCCCATGTTCGAAGCATGTGGCCAATTGAGCGCTATTTAAATAAATTGAAATCTTATGTGCGGAATAGATCTAAACCAGAGGGATGTATCGCCGAGGGTTACATGGCCGAAGAATGCTTGATATTTTGTTCAAGATTCTTGGGTGGCCATGGAGGATCAAAAATTACCAAGGCTGCAAAATTTGAAAGTTTTTCAGAAAAAGTAGAATTTCCTATTGATTCACGCGGAAATATAGATGGAAAGGCTGTGAATTTAGTTAAAGTTGAATGGATGGCTATTCATTGTTATATTCTGTTCAACTGCGAGAATAAAGAAATTGATAGTTTAATCGAGTAAGATTCTAGCTACTAATTGTGTTTAACTGTTATAGAATTAGAACCTGTTTTGTCTTGATTTTTAACTAGGTAATTGTTGTAGGGAGCATCGAATCTTAATAGAAGGACAAGCCAAGTCGAAAAGATACAATCGTGAGAGAGAACATTCTGAAGATTTTTGGAAATGGATGAAGGCGGAGGTCGGAAAAAAAGATAACATTTCAAAGGAATTGGAAGTGCTTGCAATGGGCCCTAATCAATCAGCGAAGAAGTATAGTGGTTATGTACTTAACGGATATCGATTCCATACAAAGTACCGAGATGCTAAATGTACAACCCAAAATAGTGGGGTATTTATAACTGCTTTGACTACTAGCTTTGCTAGTTCAAAAGATCAAAATCCACTGATCGGCGATGTCAATTACTACGGAGCAATTGAAGAGATTTTTGAAGTTGATTATTGGGGAGAATTTTCTGTAGTGGTGTTCAAGTGTTGTTGGTATAAGGAAGAGAAAGATCTATATGGGTTAACTCGAGTTAATTTTAACAGATTATGTCAGAAGTCTGATCCATATGTGCTAGCTTCACAGGTGCAGCAAGTCTTCTACCTAGAAGATCCTACTGAAAAGACGATGTATAATGTTATAAAGAAATTGCCAAGGGATTGGTGCGATGTCGAAGCTGAAAATGCAAATGAAGAAGCTGAGGATCTAGTTTTACATGATTTACACACTAGTGTTCCTCTAGAAACAGACACGGATATTAACTGATGCAGAGATGATGTCCCAACACGACAAGTCCCCATCAAGGCTAGAACAAACGAAGAAACTACTTAAATTTGTAATTCGAAATATGTAACTATCAAGGGCCTATTTCTGATGTATCAACTGTTAATGAAGTGACTTCTTACTTGCCTAATTTATcatgttttaatgtattttctttTAATTAATTAACTTGTTCTTAATATAATGTTCTGTTAGTTTTAAATCTGCCCTGCTCTTTATGCAATCGCTTCTTAATTTACAGCATTATTAAATTTATTGACTTGCATACTACTCTTTTAATGTTTCTTTTAAGTGTTTATATTTAAGTGTTTTTTATTTAAGTGCCATGTCTCAGATTATTTTAATGATTTCATCTAATTATACTTTCTCAATTTTTTGTAGGATGGCATACATAAATCTCAGGTTGTACCACCAGGGTGAGTTTCAGCCTACACGGTATGTCGGTGGTAAAGAACTGATTATAAGGAATGTCGAAGTAGATAGGTTTTCGTACCCTGTATTGATAGATTATTTCAAGGATGACCTTGAATATTCAGAAATTGGAGGGATTTATATGAGAAAAGGTGATAAGCAGGGGGGTGGCAGTTGGTGGCCAATGATGTGGACTTGTGTTCATTAACTGCAGGAGCTGCAGACGGTGAAAATGTTGATTTTTATCTTGACAATGTCGTTGATAGCACTATCGAACCAATGGAGCAGATGCAGCCATTTGTAATAATACGGCCAAGAAAGGATATCTTAGCAGGTAATATATTAATTTCATTTCAGAAATATACCTTAATTGTAGGGGCATCAGAAATATATAGGTGTTACTACATTTAGATTTTATTCAAActcgtaattattatttttatgtcTTTATAGCTAAAAAGCAAGTCAAGCGGTAGTTTGTAACCACTCATCAACTACAACAACAGAAGATAAACAAGAAGGCAAACCAAGTTGATAAGGCTGGGAAGAGGAACTCAAAGAACTTTCCCCTAGAGGGTACTCGGAAGTCACCACGGCTTTCTAGAGTGCAGGAAATCACTGATGGTGATCATTATGAAACTCCTCCAAGTGTTAGGAGGAAGTTGAGTTTACATGATACTCATGAAGATGAGCGTATGGGAGAAAATGAACTGGAGGTTAGCATATAATTAATCCAGTAATTAGCTAATCTGAAATTGCAGTAATTCAGTAATACCTATAATTTTCTTGTTAGATTATTGTTGTTTAAGTACATGTATGTAACCCCTTTATTAATCCACTAATTCCATCATACCTATATTAACATAAATTTATGTGAAATTGCAGAAACTACCCCCTCCACCTCCTCTAACGAGGTATGAAAAACTGAGAGTTGTCACAGTAAAGAGGAACAATGAAGTATTTTTTGCCCTCAATCTTCCTACACTCTCTTCTGAAGTGAGAAACTCAATCTTAAAAGATAAATCCATAAAAAAGAAGCATGTGCAAGAGGGGAGCGATGAGGAATATGATCCAGCTGTGGATCTTGAGGATGGTGGATCGGGAACTCAAAGGAAGGCTGCTAGTAAGGATGGTGGATCAGGAACTGAAAAGGTATGTCATAAATGTCATAAAGCTATCATTTTCACATTTTCTAAATTCTTCCCCAAATGTTTCATCGGGGTTGATAGTTTGTAATTCATATATACACAAACGTTGAGTTTTACATGATTTATGTTTCAGAGAGGGAAAACTGAGAAAAGCAAGGTGCTTATTGGACGTGGACCAACAACACGGTCACGAGCCAATACTGTTATATCATAGAAGCAAGGAACCGAGGATGCTACTGAGAAGGAAAATCAGTCATTATCACATATGGAACCTGCAGAACCTCTGATTCAGCTACCGTCTATTGAAGCAAATGGTTCAATGGAGGCTTTTTGGGCTATGCGAAAGCGCCAAAAGGAAGTAGCTGCAGCGACATCGAAGATTTCTCCAAGTACAACTGCAACTACAAAGACTGCTACAGAAAATGTTGTTGAAGAAAATGTTTTTCCGGACATTGAAGAAGAGGAGGAAGCAGGTATCTTCTTTCCTTTATTTATGATTACATAAACTGATTACTTATAAAGGAATTATTCCTTTAAGGCCCCTTAAAGAATACTCACTTTTAGGCTACCCACATTCATATATTTTCCATAATTGATTAATTTGCATCAGTTTAGTAAATTACTTATAATTGAGGTTAATTGGCATAAGGTTATTTATGTCATTTAAGTTAATGAAATTGTGAAGTTAACCATGGTTAATTATGTGATAGATGTAAAACTTCTTGCATAAATTTAATTAGCATATGTAATCTATAATACTGTTAATTgttatttgtgtttttatataattattaaaacacAACCCCCATGAGAATTAATGTATTCTTTATGACAGTAGGTCCTTTAGAGTGTCCAGAATCCAAGGTATGCGTTATCTATATTTAACATTTTAAAAATAAGGGCTGCTTATTATAAAGACAcccattaaaaaaataaaaactaaaaataagaCATCTTTAtagatcaatctttgaaatacGACATATTAGAAAAACACCCATaaatataatcaaatttattATAAGATTCCTACTTTGTTTGATTTTCCTGCAAGTAAGTTTTGCTCATATGTAGTTGAAGTTCCTAAAAGGCTGAGAGGACTGACGAGGATGGATAGGGTTCATACCAGAAATATGGACCATCGAGTTGTCCTTCAGATGAATGAAAGGTTCCAGCCCATTTCAGATGAGGACAAAGTAATTTCTGAACTTAGTAACTTCTTGGGGACACTCGCAAAGCGATGCGTGTCATTTACCTATGTTTCTTGGCGTGATGTTCCGAAAACTTTGAAAAATACACTGTGGAATTATGTCAAGGTATCACACACATTGTTTAATTATCGTGATTTATTTTTCTGCAACATTACCTTTGATTAACTGtacttgtgttctttattttgttgaCTTTTTCCAGCAAAGATACATTATACCTGATAAATGTGAATCATGGGTGTTGAAAACCATTCAGTCATCTTGGAAGACACGTAAGAGCCGAATTAAGAAGGCGCATTATAAAGCATTTGAAACTGATGAAGAACGGATGGAAAATAGGCCAAATGATATTCCCCTTGAGAGTTTCAAGATGTTGCCGGAGTACTGGAATGATGAAAGCATTAAGGTTTTCTAATTCCCCTTGCActttcatatttaattatgtatttatatttgATCTAAGTGACATAAAGGTATTTCACATTTTTGTAGAAAAGAGCAGCAACAAATGCAAGAAGTTGATGTCAGTATACAGACACACACACTATTGGTCCAAAGACTTTCGCACAAATTCGAAACAATATGGTATGGCCAGAATCTCAATTACGCAAATTAACCTCAATAAGCTAGTTGTTACGCAAATATATGAATGTGGGCAGCCTTCTGGTTACATATATTACTATGTATCTAGAAATTAATTTCTATATTTCTTTTGGCTAACTTGTTCATTTTTGTCAGGAAAAAAAAGGCAAAGAATCAGCGTCCACCACCTGAAGCAGAGGTTTTTGTTGAGACTCGTGAGCGTACTGATCGTCGTGAGTATAAGACCAACACTGAAGAAATAAAAAACAAGATTGTAAGTGTTTTTTATTAATCTTAGTGCTTCTGAATATCCGTTAATGTCGCAAGATGGTTAATTAGCTATGTTTTATGATTTATTTGGTGTTTAGAAGTTTTATATATGTACCTGCATGCATTTTTTATTTAATGATTACTAATTGTGaatttaattggattaaattgtTCGGTTATTTTGAAATTTGTTAGTGAAGCATTTAAATTATTGTGTGACTGAGTGTTCGTTTGTTTTTCTGGTATGTAGAAAAAGATTAAGAAAAAAATCAGTACGAGCAAAGATCCCAACGAGGAACTACTTTCTTATGGAAAAAAACATGGGCCATCTTGGCTCCATAGAAGATGTCCTGATGCTGCAAAAGGTTACTCCAGTACTGCTGGTTCGACAAATACTTATGTATAGGAGTTGGCAGGAAAGATAAAGCAGACTCTGGTGAGTGAAGTCGAGGCATCGATGACAAAGAAGGTACAAGAAGAAGTGGATATGCAAGTCAACAAGAAGGTGCTGGAGAATATGGCCTGGTTACTTAAGAAAATAGCCGACGCAAATCCAGGCATCATAATCAACCATCAAGATTTCAGCACAACCAGCGATAATGACAATTACCTCACACCAGTTACCGGAGGCTCTGGACTTTAGATTTCAGATGTGCACCTTTTTACATATCTTATTTTGCGTACTAGTAATAAGTGTTATCGTACTAGCTTTTGGATGTTTATTTATCGTCCTAGACTAAGTAACTGTTTTTTGAGTATGTGGAGTATGTGGAGTTGGTGAATTGTGTGAAACCGCAGTATTTGGTGGGGGTTTGTGAAAACTGATATGGAGTTTGGTCGAAATTGTTTATTTGGTTGACTTGGATGAAAACCAGATTTTATGGCATGTTGAATTTACAAACCATTCctgtcaatttttttttttgaaaaatatgttACATTAGGTACTAAAAATGTTACAAAGAAATTGGTATAATACAAAACATTACTGTTACAATATGCATCAAAGGTAACATTAaagtatgtctatagtatcacattatgtatgttacctttgcaaACAAATAGGGCCCCAAAATGGGGCCCACCAGTGGGCCCTACATGTGGGCcccatttttttttgaaaattctgagtccaaaggtaacatacatattgtgatactatagacatagatTAATTTTACCTTTGAcagctattgtaacacaaaagtgAATGTTACAGCAGGGCAAAagtaatgttaccttaggggccaaaggtaactcgaaaaaaagcaacttaatttttatgttaccttaggccttttttctggctgtggtaacacttttttgggcATGTTGaaacattttcttggtgttgctgtaggccatttatggtATAGTGAGAGTATTTGAGTAAATctatgatattatttttggactgctgactgaatccaatttaaattacaataaaatcatgGGAAAATCAAATCTGATTCACTAGAGTCTGTAGAAATAAAACTGATTATTATGAAGAGAGAAAGTGTGTATTGTATAGCTTCGAGTATATAGATAGAGATAGATATAGAATTGTAATATCTGTTCTTACGGTTGTGAATGAGAATTGGGGGAGCTGGTAGGTAGGGTTTTGAGAGGAGGGGCCTTCAATATTTTCCTCAAAGTTAGTAGGCGGTACATTTCCCGCTCACCAAATCCCTGTACAACTGTTTacattataaaaatatattaattaattttataacaCTTGTTtgaattttattaaatatatatttaatttactttttttcataagtttttataattttttattaactAAAAAATTAATTGTTTCTCTCACAGCTGCCACATCAGTAGTATGTGACCAACTTGTAGAGACCCCAGTGACACGTCAGcataatattaataaaaaattaaatatttttacttATAATAGCCTTCACAACATTTTTTACTTCTTTgctaacataattaaaatatgttATAATAGGTTAGATTAATGTTGTATTGGGGCAACATTTTCTACGACAACATCACTTAATAATGTTGTATAAGGTCATTTATGACGTAGTGAATATTGTAAATCCATTAGTCACTTCTTAAGTTTTATAAAGTTTTCAATTTAtcattataatattttaaatcactgcactaatattattaacttctaaaaataaataaaatatatatttcaattattatttcaTTTCTTTGTAAAAAATTACTAATTAGTTAAATTCAAAAAAATCATCTTTAATTATATATGTCATTTTGGTAACACATTTTGACTCTACGGCAACATCCAAAAAGAGGGGTTGCGGTAGATATTGgttttgaaagctactattatacTTTTCTTTGCAACCCCACCATGAAGGGTTGcagaatccaatctatggcgtagtgatgCCTTTTACCGCATTGCTTACACTCTGTTATAGGTGACTTAATCGACTTGGCTTGATTAGAGTTGGCTAAGGTGTCACTAACCCTATTTAAAGAAAGACTCTGCcctctaaattctttattcttattccttccaaCCTTTTTCTGAGACTTCTAGCTAGATTCGCCTTGACCTGATGTTTCTTCCGCATCATCtatctttcgcttcttatcttctttttcctTAGTGGCTAACTTCAAATCAAATTCAATAACTAAAGCGGCCTGAACTACGGAGGGATACTTCTTGAGTTACAATGCCACAACTCTACGccgaatttcaggcttcaatccttgttgaaacctccttgccttctgagcttcaGAGGGTACATAATCTGGTATAAATCtagccaactctgtgaacttagcctcatactcagctacactttTGTCTCCTGATTCaattctagaaacttaatctctATCTGATTCCGTACacagtcaggaaaatacttttccaaaaacaattcagtaaacctagcccataaAATATGGCCTTCTCCTTATAAcgctctggttgactcccaccagtaattcgcTTTATCCTTTAAGAAGTAACTTGCATAATTAGTCTTAAGATTCTCACTTACTTagacaagattgaaagctttctccgtctcttttaaccatgctctagtagctactggattaggttcaccctTAAATTCAGGAGGGTTAATATTCTGAAAGGATTTGAAATTAGCACTTTTGTTCACTCCTTGATGTTGATGCTATAACAATGGTTGCTGCTGTTGAACCTCTTGGATTAGCTACAACTGTTGTCGCTGCTGCTGgtgcaacaagtctagaatttcatttatagctggacCATCCGCAAAACTACTaatattttctttagactgggtagctttcttagTGGCATCgtcctgaaatatataaatgagtttattcaaaacataacaaaaatatttgacaaaagatatcaccgtttaaacaGTGAACCTTTATTAGGAAAATGCTGCCGAATCACAATACCTATGTCTTTAGtatcggggtccatttacaaaagaaatctagattaacaaCACTAGCAATCATAGCAACAACAACATTAGCATAATCAACAACAATACAGGAAAACTGAATTATAAAGAAACTAATCACCGTAGCATGGCTCCTTACTACAACAGAAACTGACTAACTTCCCATCACTACTCAATTACCACATCAACACTAATCTGATATACTACGAGACTGGGCTGGCTATATCAACCACCAATTACATAGAACAAACTGGTAAATCAGGTCAAATTAAGGAACACTGGACTCTTTTAGGTACTatagtccaaatttcaaccaaccattcttTTAAGGATGATGTCTTATCACCCAAGAGTGTATCATTACCCACTGAATTACTTTTCCCGAGGCTATAACTCCACCGTTAGATCATGAACCCTCGCTACActtattcttaaataaaattcGGATATAGGACTTTCATATATCTAGTTTTAAAACATGTGTAATAAATAAAGATGGCATTTATATCTGACTCCACTCCTTAACCTAATTTTAAAACATGTGTAAAaagttgggttgtaataaataaagatgttttgtaagattttaaattttaGAATGTAATAATAGTAGTGTTGTGTTCTTTTCTTCTTACACTTACCTTTAAGATCCTTAGTAGTTGTAAGAAGGGGTTGGATATATGTTCATATAatttttatacaagttaatttatatTGATAGTGGCAAGTAACCCCCATATCTAGACCCCGAAATTGGACGGCGTTACAAACATGGAATTTATTACACAAAAAACACATAAGTATCGAATGATCTCAAGACTCTCTACCCTTGAACACTCGACTCTCTTTATTCCACATTTCTAGTCTCAAAAACTCAATAAACCCATGTACTAAAAACCTAATTCACTTGGTTCCTCTGAGCACATCATCTTCTACAAAAAGTATCCCATTTTAAAATATCAAGGCGCACCTAGGACTCACTTAAATGGACTCATAAACTTCTTGCACAAACCCAACCTTCCTGAATGCAGCTTTCGGCATCACCTTGTGTACCTTGGAAAAAACAAAAGTTTCTACATTGTGCATTCACTCAATTCTGACTTTTACGAACTCCTAACTCATAAAAATAACTCCTAAGCTTGGTTTGATACTAAGACCTCAATTGGGCCTACCTATATCTTCCTAAAAAGTTGACACCAAACTGCAGTTGCAACTTTGCAAACTTCCATGTTTTAACCAACTTAAAACCTACTAATCTTTCTCTATGGTTGTTTCTAATTGCATGTTGACCTTCCTTAAACTCCATTACATCATTACCAATTAAGGCACGTGCAATGCCTTCTTAAACCAACCTAAACTAGACCATAATCACTCTTACTCCAAAATTATCCCTGTTTTGGTTGCTCTCGGTGTTACGTCAATGTACCTATCAAAACCCAGGATTTTCCACAACATTTGGCTACTGATTTTAAGGTTAGACATTATCCTAAAATTTCCAAGCAAAAGCCTCTCGAGGACTCACCAAATGCCCATTAAAAACTCCATAAATCTATGACTAACAATCACTCACTACTCACACTATATTGCCCCCTTTTTCCCTTAGCTCCATTCAAATTTACCCAACTCTAAAATAAGGATAACTCAAAACTAATACACTAACCACTTGATGTTGCTATTAACTACCTATGAGATCTTTCCATACTCCAAAATTACCACAACCAAATAGTATATAAACAAAATTAAGTATGCAGAGCACTTAATTATATTTTTGAGTTAATCATGCCACAAATTCGAATAGATTTTTCAATATAAAAACATATTGTCAACTGAATAATCTAACTTAAAAACTTAACATACTTTTCTAAGAAAATAAGATATTATCTAGTGCATGCAAATCAATACGAATCCAAAATATATGTATTTAACCACAGAATAGCTACTCTCAAAGATACAATATTAGCACTTCAAAATTTTGTactaaaactaacatgcaagcATCCATATCTATATCTCAAGTAATAAATGACATGCAAGAGTTTTATATAAGAGGTTTCTCATAAAACATGGTTTTGTTTAATATGCAGGAGTTTAAACTAACATGCATGACTTGATATGATAAGAAGTATAGCAATCAATGACATGCAAAGGCTTTAAATAAGAAATTTATGATAAAACATGGTTGTGATCAACATGAAAGAGCTTAAACAAATATATATGACTAGAACTGTAGAAATCAATTACATGCAAGGGCTTAAACCAAGCTACTTTGAAAACATggttttaacaattaaacttttgaatgcaaacaaagcaaccaaaaatTGGATCCACTTGGCTCTTAAAAAGCCTTTGTCGAATGGAGAGGAGGGAAATGGTGGGACTATAGCACTTCACCAACCATAACCATCTCCAAAAATAATGTAACTCATGGTTTGGATCTTAAAGTCATTAGAATCAAGGTCTTCCACTTGAGTTTTAAGAATACTAGACATGCAACACTTAAATACTCAAATTTCAATACAAAACAGATAAGAATAAATTGAAAAAAGGTTGCATGATTAGATTACACTAGGATTTTGAGAAATTGGATAAaaattaaggtgtgtgtgtgctTCGTCCGAGAGGAgagaagaaagggagaaagaaGTGAGGTGAGTGGAAAAATGTAGGAATGAATTGATCATCTCTTATCCAAGTTGTGAGTTTATGTGTTTGTTTTTAGTAGTGGAATGGAGAAATGACTTGCTTGTCCTTCTAGGAAAACTACCAAGGTATACATGCAAGGTTATGCTTGTAATTTGGATTGTCAAAGAAGTGTTATTGGGGTTGGAATGTAGTATAATATTTTTCCCTCCAATTGAATGGAtagttgcatgcaagggtatactTGTAATAAATCAATTATTATTCACATTATTAAATATCATTTAAACAAATGACTTTTATAAATCAAAATATGATTTcgtaaatttcaaaaattataccataaaatagcttagaattttagaaattttataaaatcactttattaattttaaaagagaAATATTTTGAAAACTAATTCCATCATTAACTAATATCTTTAAAATCACACACAAAATTTCAAATATACCACCTCGCTTATTGGTTCATAATATTCTGATAGTAGCCACATAAACACATAATCGACACGTATTCATGCAAATCTTTAATAATTTACAAACAAAAATTTATATACAACTTAAATATGAATAACCAGAAACTGGTTGTTACATGTTAATCCCAAAATAAAGGTTAATAAGGTAGAAGGAGTGGTTCAATAGCATATAAACTTTTTAATATTAGAGCTTGGcatttttcaaattttctttaaTGGTTAAAAACTCGTTACTTGTAAACAATTAATCTGAGTTCAGAAGGATAAAGTGGTCAATATCTAGAGTGCGAAATAGTCAATTTTATCCTGATTCACGGTGGCTGACTATCACAAATGGAGTCCACGCACCCCTACTCCGGTCCCTGAGCTCCTCCCCGAACTAGAGATTTTTTCTACAATAAAAGAAATCCTTTATAGCAGGCGAAAAAGCCCTTACAACACTTTGTATTTATCTTGGACCTTAACTACTTGCTAATTCCTCAAAATACAATAAAAAAATCTACTAGACTAATCTTGGAATTAAAATCCCCGTTACTTCCTCACACTCTAAGTATAACCCTTTTAAGCTTGTCTTGGAGCTTAACTCCTCACTGCCTCTTCAATACTCTACAACTAAAAAAATCTCATGACAAGCTCTATAACTTAAAATTCAAAATCAAGTGCCTAATTGAACCTCATGACAAGATCTACAACTAAGAAATCTTTATATTCCCAAATCATAGTTAACAATTCGGTATTTATGCAGAACTAGACTCTCTAAAATCAAGCATTATTATAACTTAGTAGTTATGATGCATAAGTTTTCGTTTATCCCAAATCATTCTTAATTAACCAATACACAACCATCAACAATTTGACATCCTAATTACTTTAAGAATCCAAAGTTCGGTTCCCAAAACAATTGCTCAACTAAATACTTATTAAACTTCCAAACAAACAACAAAGTACTAGAATATAACCTATATCATTAATTTATAACTTTCTTCGAAAAACTGTATTTTAAACATAGTGGTCAAGAAAGTTTATACCTTTTCTTGAATCCTTGAACATATCTTCTTAAATGTTGACACCTGGTAGAGCCCTTATCTATGCTTAAGGATTCttaaaacacaaaaaaaaaatcataatatcaactcgaaaatttaa is a window from the Apium graveolens cultivar Ventura chromosome 1, ASM990537v1, whole genome shotgun sequence genome containing:
- the LOC141720620 gene encoding uncharacterized protein LOC141720620, producing MGDFTSALLLVRISNMGLGFHGCVVIMMDDDLSQWITLPKYSTPYIKGIKDFLENAFPKFSVGDEMLCPCKNCRNGKWHTQDLIYDHLICHGPCPLYANWICEVLSKDHRIDIERAENMGFQDSFTFGDNLDEMFHRTNDTTRPNDDAKKFYGHLEEEKQPLYPGCKKFSRLSFIIMLYSLKCIHGISESGFGDLLELIKDAFPEAHIPLYFNTAKNVIKDLGLDYQRIHACPNNCMLFRAENEKEENCKTCGASRWVVVEKKGAVDNNEKKLIHKVPANVMRYFPLKKRLQRMFMSKELSELMLWHAKEAWKALDARYPQFSSENRNIRLGLAADGFNPFRTMNISHSTWPIILVNYNLPPWLCMKQENLILLTLISGPESPKNNIDVFMQPLIVELNELWEVGIETYDALTDHTFNLRASLLWTISDFPGLAMLSGWSTKGRLACPVCNYETSSMYLKHSRKMCYMDHRRFLNTEHPWRLDKRKFNGQIELRDCPKVLTGIDIEELLAGFVNHFRAKKPEKKRKRQKNKIKSNSPFKKKSIFFDLPYWKHNVSRHNLDVMHIEKNVCDKVLGTLLNIAGKTKDHIAARLDLQELGIRKVLHLVLSSDGKHLEIRAAIYSALEEIFKPEVAVPFIRLGAFLRGIWSKVIDLSDLKGLQTEIIEIICQFETIFIQAFFDVMVHLLIHLCQEIEFGGPAHVRSMWPIERYLNKLKSYVRNRSKPEGCIAEGYMAEECLIFCSRFLGGHGGSKITKAAKFESFSEKVEFPIDSRGNIDGKAVNLVKVEWMAIHCYILFNCENKEIDSLIEEHRILIEGQAKSKRYNREREHSEDFWKWMKAEVGKKDNISKELEVLAMGPNQSAKKYSGYVLNGYRFHTKYRDAKCTTQNSGVFITALTTSFASSKDQNPLIGDVNYYGAIEEIFEVDYWGEFSVVVFKCCWYKEEKDLYGLTRVNFNRLCQKSDPYVLASQVQQVFYLEDPTEKTMYNVIKKLPRDWCDVEAENANEEAEDLVLHDLHTSVPLETDTDIN